ctctctctctctctctctctctacagtgAGAAGTTCTACTCTGTGACGGTTTGTTCTTTGttgagcttctctctctctctctctctctctcaagatgcAATTGAGGGTACATTACATTTGTGAGTACTAATTAGATTGACCTGAAAGGTTCGATTTGATGCATTCGTGTATATCAATCGAGCTAAAGTTCAAGTTCCTTTATGTGGAACTTTCACCGTGAATTCATCATCTTTTTACACTAACATTAGATTTCTAATTAGACATTAACCACTTCGATGCACCCGTGTCGTGGAATTAACTCTTGATTAAAAAGAACATTCTGTATGGGCATCGCCAATTGCATAACATGCCAAATGGTTCGGATTtggcaatcaaattttaaattcatttaataatatgACATTccaatttcatgtcaaataaAAGAGGTCTCCATTCATAAGTAAGAACTGCTCTTATATACTCATTACCTTGAGCGATTACACCTAAGTACTCTTGAAAGCTTAATCCACAAAATTCAAGTTGTTTCCATAACTCCAAATTATATAAGCATGGTTACTTAGcatgtcatttttatctttgggAGTAGCAAAATCCAAGTGCTTTCGAAACCTGGCAATCTGATGGTAATAGAGCCAATATGCCCTGTCAAAGAGAAAGTCATATCAGCAAGCAATAATTCAGCTATAGTAACTATGATTTTGGGCTCTTTCGTCAGTTGAAGGACATGGTTTCAATGGGAAATCTTAACTTCACGCATCTTAATGATGCTTTCTGTGGAATTGATTTTTGTGTGATCCAAGCAATGTATCACTCCCCCATCACGTTCGAAAAAGGGGTTGTCGGCTCGAAGCTTTTTCATGCAACAGCAACATTCGCCGATCAACCAAAGTCGCTActgattttgggaaaataataattcacttctcctcttcctcctcctctttttcttcttcaaaatctaCCGTTTCAAGTTGAAACTTGCCATCACCATATTGCTGTTGTTCATGGGTGAACTCTAGGATGCGTTGAGCTTAGACATGCTTTCTATCTATTAACAAGACATTACCGACGAAGAAATGAAGCAAAATTATGTAGgattaaagataaaaaaattagtccgAGATCAAAGCCTCTCTTTGCTAACTTTGAAATCGCCTATTTCTTGTCTGGACCTcaattaaaattcgaaaaaaaattgaatttctagaTTAAAAGTTAGGAGTTATTGGAGATGTGTGATTACACGAGGAGAAGATACAAGAGTGTGGTCCCCAAAGtaaattaaaacaaagaaaaaggtcCCCATTACCGATTTTATAATTATACAACCTGTATGAGTGATGCAGGAGCCCAAGCTGTCTAGGGTTTGAGTTGTTCTTTGTTGGTTTGTCTCGATGGAAAGGAAGCTTTTGGATGTGATTAGTTCCTTGATCAAAGGGACTATGTATGTATAGCCGGCATTTTTGGTCATGGATAGGGCCGGCTCTCTCCTAGAACCGACCGCAACTTGACTGCGTGTGAGCCATTATTGTTATTTAGCAGCTAGTGCTAGATTAATGTAATCTAATCTAACCCATGTTTGCATAATGTTGTTGTACTAAATCCCCTCTTTTGCGCTGCCTTTCGCCGGCAGTGAACTGCTTTGGTTAGCTGTTAACTATGTATTGATTagattttccattttcatttttttttatcggcaATGTACATGAGGGACTAATTAGTGTTTGGTTCTTGGGGAAATTAAATTAAGAACGTGAAGGATGATCATTGCTTTCGGACGTACGTGCTGGCTAGTCTTAATGTTCATGGCAGCCAtgccaatttcttctttttccttttttggtcaaTTGGGTCCTTGCTTGGCCGCTGGCTTTTAGCTAATTGATCGGCCAAGATCGAGCTTTGACATTCATCAAGTGACATTAGTTCAGCGTTTCTGAGACTTCAACGGAGTGACATGGTGAAAGTGATGACAATTATGTGCCCATATGTGGTGGGTTGGGGATTAGAAGAGTCGCCCAACTACTAGCCTTTGTCTCACATCAAATCTTGTTTGCCAAATGGGATCTTGGAGTAGTACATTGATATGAATATGTTGACATTTATGTGCCCAAAGGGTTTGAAAGATCAACCAATGCATCTACCAAGTATGTCCTTACATACCCTTCaatggtttttcttttaattataaaaaaattgaagggatatgattaattgaacgattataTCCATGACAACTGTATTGATGCTGTCACCACAAATGTTACTTTGTAACCAGCGGGCTATGCTTGGCATATACTGCTACCCCATCTTCCTGTGATGCTCATGGAAACTTCACTTGAAGGCTAAGAGTAGTTTTTGGCCCATTGGGAGTGGCTTCATTCCAATTGACTTGGTATAAATAttccaagaaagagaaatatagATCATCACCAGCGTCTTTCTTGTGCCTATTGCCTGGTCTTTAACTTATGCAATGGCTGAGATGAGATGTCTCTTCCATATTTAATTTGGTGAAATTTCACTTATTTGATATGATAAATGTCTGCAGTGAGAGCCGAACTGAATCAAAGACGATACGAAGAATGGCATACAAACTTGCTTCAAAGGCACTCGTAGTAGGGCCCTCATGATTTGTTTACTATTAGGGGTCTAATCTATTACTTGAGCAACAATATAAAGCCCTTTAAGGAATATTCTGTCAAAACCCAGAAGGTATACACACTTAAAGGAAAATTGGtttgaaaatatcatttaacCATAATAAATCCTTGGTCTcacaaaaagattaaaaaacaaaaaaaccgtGCTTCACTCACAATAATGTCATACTTTTAACTGAATTGATGTGTGTACCATAGCCTTGGGACTCGAGCATCGATGTTGAATGCTTGGACTTTCTTGGCTTTTTTATTATCACAATTAGtaacttgaaaattgaaaacttcGGAATTATATCAAAATTTGTGACAACAACAATTAATGAACCTAATTGGAGTAAATAAAAACATTAGAGAAAGCAACAACAATGATCTCTGGAGCACTACTAGCCCTAAAATGGTACAGTGGTTAATTAATTTGTAGTGGACTTTGATCACCTCGCCTATCTTTCTATAAACTTCTACACCTCTCTGATGGACATATTGATGTGATGAACGGAAAAGGGTTTTCAACATtccaaaaaattctgaaatcaattctatgaatcAATGTCAGTATCTCTAAAATTGTTCTCCTGAGTCTCCGCTACGAAGCTCAGAGAAGCAGCTCCATCTTCTAATCCAGAACTGGCAATTGCCTGTCATATGTCAAATAAATGCCATATGGTCATGTGGGTCTCTTTACTAAAACTACAAGCAAAAAGCCCGCTCGCTAAATTCTCGGGAACGTGCATCACCAGCTACTTCCAAAGGTGCATAAGGAGCTGCTTTGCTTTGATTGGTCGGTTAAGATCTAGCCGACGCCGGGTACAGGTGATCATTAAACCAGATAAAGCATGATTACAGAGTAGCATAAACCAGAAGCATAATTCACGCTTTAACCGGACGACAGCCTCTGGCTTTGGTTCTGCCTGACTGCTGGGGAATTCTCACTCAGCTGCTTCAGAATAAGATTCCCATGATCTTGTTTGCTTGAAAAAGATAAAGCGATCTaattaaaacaagaaaagatcTTGATAACGAATCGCTCACGTCAAGTTTACTGGAATCAACTTTTCAAGGAATTTCTATAGAGCATAGTACGTTACTTTTATCTTGATGTGATGAAACAGGAAATCCATAAAGCTCCGTTTTACATTTTCAAAACGGGGTAAATCTTACCTTGATAAATGCTCTAAGGACAATGGTGACGCTTTATATTATGAATGTGGGTCATGAGATCAGTGGACCAGGAGTACCTTGTTTCATGGAGTCATGCTCATAAGACCTGGCCATATCTCAGAAGTACGTACCTTTCTTTACATTTTTGCAGTATCAAGAAAGATTACacatatgaaaaagaaaaacaaaaatgtgcGAAAGCCAATTGTGCTCATGCAAGCAAAACCGGTGGCCAGCCTTGTAAAAGAGCGATTAAATCCAATATTACCTTTTAATATACACATGAAACCCTAAAGGATCCATGTGATCTTTCTATTGGCCATAATGATTTTGTCAGGCAAGGATAGCTTCTCTCACCTTCTACACTTTACTCAAAAGAGCCCGAGAATATTCAAAGGAAAAACGAACTGGCCATAAAGCATGAATGAAACAAGACTCGTCACGTGGCCATATCTAGTCTATAATGGATGAAGAGGTGGTTAGGTGGCTTAAAAGCTAAGACTCACAATAAAACATAAAATCACACAAATCATGCCACGAGGTGAACAATTCAGATAGAGAGAAAATGTGGATATGACACACTGTGGCAGTCTAAATGCGTATATTTTACCTGAGTGCAACCGACTCAATCTTAAACTCCACAGTAATGAGCTAGTGAAAGCCTTGAAAAGACAACACCTCAGAGAAGTAAAGAGCAATGAAGCAACTGAGTATTGCATTTGTTTTAGATGGTAGACTGGTATTAGGATCCCATGCGCCCGTTGGCTCAGTCCATGGATATCTATGCGGGATCACAGTTGACAATTCGATTATAATGGCCTAGCAAGTCATAAGTTCCAACAAAACCGTACACCGTCTTCTACCGGAGCATTCATCAAACATATCCATTACCAATAGAACCAGGTTTTCTATGGTTTTCACTCGGAACAGATGCGCACTCAAAGCACAGAGCATTTACAATATGTTGGAACCTCCGTGGAGGAAAGTGAATTCTCAGAGTGCTACACCAAATTACCCACAGAAAAGACTTTGTCACAGAAATGCACCTTTTGTCGAGAGGGAATAATGAAGCGTATCATGTTCCATTCACAAAAGCAGCTATACAATTACACCATGGAACATTATACGTTTGTCTGAGATCTGCCAATGATCTCTTTTTGAAGGCGAAATGCCTACAAAATAGTCGACGATAGACTGAAGGGAAGATGAAAAGGGATTATACAGCAAGAAAGCAGCTTAAAAAGATCACCCTTGAGAgaggcaaataaaaaaatttatcaccTTAACAAGTGAAACCTGCTGACCATCTATCTCTATCTTACAAAGAAAGCAGGACTTCCATTATGGTAATTATACCATGGAAAATTGGACAGTTCCTATTTTCAACGACCTATTTTTCATGGTGGCAACATTTGTCTAAAATGGCTCAGTCATCACAAGCAATGACCTAGGCACTAGCTAAAGCCCTTCTCATCTGCCTCACAGTTCCAAGATCCATCTCCAAATACCTCTTCAATCATACTGCAAGTGGGCAAGAGATCAAATTCCGTTTTAGGGCAAGTTATATAGCCAGCATCCCAGAACTTAGTATCACAAGTATCCAAGACATAGTCATGATGACCACCACCCCCATTCAAACTGTGCAAGCTATTAGGCAAGCGGTCCCCATTTTCACGCTTCAACTGGGTATCCGGAGCTGTGGCAGGCAAGCTATCGAAAGATGTACATGAATCATCTTGATCTCCCGTGTCATCCCAAGATTTATTCCTGAGGTGAGAAGTCGGACTATCTATCCATTCCTTCGAGCATGCTTCTGCAGTATCAGAGACAAACTCTCCCACTTTCAGAGTAACATGCTCATCACCTTCGCAAGTTTCTTCAGCAATTTCCTCGTCAACTTCATTTATTTCTTCCATGTTCCTGTCACAACCATGGCCAACcccatgttcaagagattcaacaATGGAgtcctcctcttcctcatcaCTTGCCTGCCATTCATCATTATCGCTGTCAATGTTCACTGGATCACATCTGTTCTGTCCAGCCCTGTTCTGGAGCATGTAAACATTGAAATAGTAACTAATAATTTCCCTTCTAGTTCGTGAAGGAAATCTGAAAGATAAACTATTCCAGAAGTTTCTGCCCCTAGATGATGGGTTGGAGAAGACGACTTCATGGAACAATTGTTCTTCCTCATCACTCCAGTTCTCAGCAACTTGTTCTCCCATGTCCTGGCATCCAGACTCCACAAATCCTTCATCTCCAAGTTCCCTTCTGAGCATGTCTCTAGCTTCAATGATATGTTGCCTAACACATCTCACAGAACCTTCATCCAGGCAGCTACAACCAGCACGACCAGCTCCAACTTTGTCGTCATAGTTATCATATACGTCAGAATCAGGCAATGGAATTACACAAGTTCCAGCAAATTTTATGTCATCTTCATCTCCAGCAATAATATCTGAATTGGTCATGTCATCCTGTTGGCTCCAGGGTGACAGGTCAGCTTGATAATCTGATCCAATGGGAACTGGTTTCTGTGGTGGATGCCGTAAAAGTAAAGAATAGATATCATCACGACGACTAAAAGCTGGAGGCGGATGGTTAGAAGAGACATATTCAGGAGCGTAAGATGCTTGAAAACGTCCTTCTAGTTGGAATTCTTCACTATAACGTGCATCCTCCACATTGCTTATAGGAGGTTTTGTCATGCTATCATCAAtgagcttttgatcaacttccAAGTTTCTCTTTGTTGACCACTCCTCACCTTTACCAATTACAAATGCAGGGAATCAGGAATAAAAGAGATCATAGATAACATCTATTGAATTTGTAAAACTCTAGTCAACGTGTTCCTCTTATCAATATGACCTCACTAACTgccaaagaaaaatagaaacaatGCCCATATATTGACTTTTGGAATGAATCCAGACCCACTAAAACTGATATGTAAATATATCTGCAAAACTCTTCAGTGAAAAAGAGCAGACAACAAACTGTGTGCGACAGTCTTGTGATCAAGCAGATGAAACAAAATTTGCCTTAAGCATCGCAAGTGCCTTTTTTTTACAATATCTACTAATACAGATTAAAGATTTGAAAGAACTGTAATTAGCATCAAACTATCTAGCATGACTCCATAAGAGTtaacatttgaaaaattattcaacTCGAGAGGAAAATACATATTTGATCAAGCCACAGACAACCTCAGCAAAGATCAAGGCTTCCTAACCTGGAGACTCAGCCAGCACAAAAGAATGTTTAGAAGAATCAATTCCAGGTAAAGCATGTAGTGGACTATGCTCCTCTTGTCTTGGTAGCTTATAGGAATCTTCACATGATTCACCATCATCAAGAGGGCGTTTCAACACCATCTTTTAACTGCACTGCATAGAGGAGAATTAAAAAATGCACTGAACAAATGCAAACAAAACAAGCTGGTAAACTACCAAAACCCATGCATGCTGGAAGGTGGTTTCAATATACATAACCTACAGAAGGAGCTTTTGTAGCAACGCCATGAAGAGAAATCATGATATCACTATACACTAATATAGTAGGTTCGAAATTTTTCACTATGCAATGAGTACCCAGAACGGAGGAGGAAGTACATATGGTAAAAAATAACTAGTAGGTTCAGTGTAGCAGCAACAGAATACTAGCTCTCATCAGGCCTCGTGATACCAAACCTTCTGAACCTTCGtacacatatataaataaactCCGTGGTCAGATGTCCCCAAACCAGCACATCTCCAAGGTCATTACATTTTGACAGCAATAATGCATAATTTCATTTAAGTTTTCCTATGTGTATAAACTCACGGTTGCGGTTACAAGTCAAAGTCCTTCAATCGGCCGCGAGTCAAGGAAACTGGCATACCTAGTAAACTTTCCAAATCTAGCTTATAGTGGCATACTATAAAGGTTACTCAGAACACTGTCTGACTCTAGAATGTGGCTCTCTTTTGCCCCTTGTCCATACCATATCAAGAAATACATGCCTAGAGACTTTCCTCGCTAGGATGAGTCAAAGCCCTTTGAGTAAGAATTTGCAGAGCAGGCAACTCAAGACTAAAAAGCTTTTTATCTGTCATTTCCTTACCTAGAacgatttctattccaagattGGACAAAAGGAATGGTGGGTCAGGCACCTAATTAGAGGACAATTAATAACCGAACTAGACTTCTGTGCAATATCTCTATTGTCATTTCATTTTCCGGGCCTGAAATATCTACAGGCattaatatacacaattaaagctttaccaaaaataaatgggTTCTCATGTCTCATCTAAATGTGACCAGGTGAATTACATATTtcatcattgtttaatataaatgtaataagtacatttaaaaattccaattaaCAAGGCCATATTTtacgaaaaattaaaataagaggCAGGTTTTACCTCACAACAAATTGTTCTCTTCAATTGATGCAGCAGGTCCCTAACTAGGTCCAGAATCCCTCGAATTACGACGAAGCAATAGACAGAAACGCGATATGTTGATGTAATCGTGCTAAATCCCACCTTTGGCCCAAAATCCCCAAATTCGACAAAACCCTAACCCTAGATTTTTTAATGTCTCCGAAAATCGCCAAATTCACACGAACAAAGGAAAGATATCAACAATGACCCTCGTAAACACCCGGTGAATTCACCGATCTACAGAGGAAAGAACTCAAATCGGACCCAAAAAACCTCGCGAGCAAAACCGTCGAAACCCTAGAAAAGTCAAAGCCGATTCTTTACAAAATCGAGGCGCGCAAAACCAGAGAAACCAAGCGCGACGCCAAGACCATAACTTTCCGACAAGACCGTCACAGATCCGAGCTCGCCATCACAGATCGAAACCTCGAAACCTTCGAAACACGATCAAGACGCGGCCGAGCCTGAAAAAGGTATGGATCGATAGAGGAGAGCGAGAATCGAAAGAATCGGACCTTGATTTGTGGAGAAGGGGAAGGGATCCGGATCAAATCGGGAGGGACGAGGTCGAGATCGAAAGGGGGAAAAAATTGTTAATGACAGAAAAGGGCACGGACAGCGGTTTGGAGTTTTCTGTAATTAAACGACGCGAGGAAGGAAAGTTCAAAACGGCACGTATCTGACACTAATTACGGCGTACAGAGGAGACTGCGTGCTCCGGGGTTGGTACGGTGAACTTAAATTACATCCAAATTCCGACATGTTCTCTAGTCTTCATCATGAAATTAACACTTATTTTTATACTCTatttattttgccaaaaataaataatttaaaaaatatatatttttaaatataatctCTTATACCATTTAAAAGATTAGTTAacaaaaatatctttcatcatcAGCAATTTTAAATAAACGACGAAAATATCATTTGTTGATTCATTTTTACAAGTAATACAAGtcattatttttaggaaataaaattttcaaatcattcatattCCGTGAAAAAAGTATATTTTAGTATAAAATCACATTTTACGTCCTATAAGAAATATGGTTCGAAATATTTGGTACCACCTgcaatcaataaaaatatatatatcaattgacgaaccattttaaagttatctTTAATCTTAAATTATTGAATTTGTAACTATTCGAATAATGGAAATTACATATTGATATGAAAAGCTCAATTTCTATAATATATTAAAACTTACTTTTTGtgtatggaaaaaaaaattgatgactatatttggaatttattttctaatagTTATATAGTTATTTTTCTAAGTAATGACACAATCATTAGTTACTAATAAGAGAAGCTTAcaaattaatatgaaaaaaactTACTTCATGTGCAATATTTTGATTCATCTTTAATGAAATCTTAAAAGTTTTATCCTATATAAATGTCCAAGATATTGCGTTGGAACGCAATTAAGTAAAATTGGTAACTATAGACAAGTTTTAAGTTACTTTCAATTTAGGAAAAGTTACTCTAGATGTAAAAAACTAGCAAGCATTGAGAAAAGGCCACCTATCCCGATAGTATTCCCACCTGAGAACGAAGGCGGCTTCGtgaattattatcattaatatctcaaattcaattttttccaGTTCAACGCATAGTTTGATTCATTATTGCCCCCTTCACCATCCTAAAAACCTATTCGGGACCACTCATTGTCCAAATCTCTTTAGACCCAATGACCCAACCACTCTCCACTCTAGTCGGACCAGGTCATTACCAGCTTCTGCATGGTTCATCCACAAACCACACACCTATTAGGAGGGGGTCTAGCTCTTATACCATATTATGACATTTCCATATTAATTGCTTTAATTAATTCCATACTAAGTCTTACTTTTGGGGTACAAGTGGGCACATTTTTAAGATATCATCCGTCCTTAGGAGTGCTCCCCTAATAAGGCTTAACTTTGGAGTTTCAAAATTAAGCATTGTAGTTATGTCAAAAAGCGCCTACGTGTGTTgattgcaatatatatattcataatcGTTCTCTCCCTATTTAGTGCACAACTCAATTCATTTTTGCCCCATTTGTCATCCTAAAAGCTTGGCTTTTCTTCCCAACAATTACTCTCCACCCTCATCGAACCATGTGGTGACACCCACATTGAATAATTAGTGTGACGTTGAGCAATTAACATATCATATTTGATCCATAACTTATTAACTTAAACTATTTAGTCACACGTGAGTCGTGTTattaaaatctcaaatcgaATAGTTGTTATAGTTTAGAGCAGCTGATATACCCTTAATTGGTCAATAACTCAAGTTTAGACTTAGGCTTTCCAGATGAAGGTGTCAAACCTTCGCTAAAAGCTCCTAACACATATACATCTTTCCACCTACAGTATTTGTCTTGTGTATAGTTATCAGAGACAATAATTCTTAATACAAAGCGAAGAACGGATCCTACTAAAAGCAAGCTAGAACCCCGGATTCGCATGTTCAGATCCCTTTAAATGGCACGAAGGTTTATAAATATTCAGAAATTGTATTCGTAACGTATAAATTCTGGTATAATATCAATTTACAGAAGTTGATTTACATATACAAATCCTGTCGTTCATGCACTTATGCcgtcaaagaaagagaagctatCATATGGACACAAACCAACTTAAACTGCATGAACAAATATCAAATGTCCTGTCCAAGCTGCAGTAGCGCTTGATGAAAGTCTACCGGCTGTCCAGAAACATCACGTCGCAGAGGGCTACAAATTCTCTGCAAGACGATTTGTGGAGTCAGAACAAGGCAAGATAAGCAAGAAAACCGCACATATAATTCAAACAAGAATTGGCTTGGTGGAATTGAGGAGAAACTATAGTGATTTCTTTAGACTAACACAACGACGTTTAAGATAGAAACTATCCCTCTTAAGTTCCATCAGAAGATATTTGACCCTATTGAATGCAAATACTTCCAGATGGAGGCACTCCTAATCAGCTTATCAAAAGTAAGACAAGGCTGCCACATGTCG
The sequence above is drawn from the Eucalyptus grandis isolate ANBG69807.140 chromosome 11, ASM1654582v1, whole genome shotgun sequence genome and encodes:
- the LOC104425996 gene encoding uncharacterized protein LOC104425996, which encodes MVLKRPLDDGESCEDSYKLPRQEEHSPLHALPGIDSSKHSFVLAESPGEEWSTKRNLEVDQKLIDDSMTKPPISNVEDARYSEEFQLEGRFQASYAPEYVSSNHPPPAFSRRDDIYSLLLRHPPQKPVPIGSDYQADLSPWSQQDDMTNSDIIAGDEDDIKFAGTCVIPLPDSDVYDNYDDKVGAGRAGCSCLDEGSVRCVRQHIIEARDMLRRELGDEGFVESGCQDMGEQVAENWSDEEEQLFHEVVFSNPSSRGRNFWNSLSFRFPSRTRREIISYYFNVYMLQNRAGQNRCDPVNIDSDNDEWQASDEEEEDSIVESLEHGVGHGCDRNMEEINEVDEEIAEETCEGDEHVTLKVGEFVSDTAEACSKEWIDSPTSHLRNKSWDDTGDQDDSCTSFDSLPATAPDTQLKRENGDRLPNSLHSLNGGGGHHDYVLDTCDTKFWDAGYITCPKTEFDLLPTCSMIEEVFGDGSWNCEADEKGFS